From one Catharus ustulatus isolate bCatUst1 chromosome 1, bCatUst1.pri.v2, whole genome shotgun sequence genomic stretch:
- the CLEC3B gene encoding tetranectin, with protein MALRGACLLLCLLSLAQVSDQQNGKARQKPAASKKDGVSLKMIEDLKAMIDNISQEVALLKEKQALQTVCLKGTKIHLKCFLAFSETKTYHEASEDCISQGGTLSTPQNGEENDALYDYMRKSIGSEAEIWLGLNDMAAEGKWVDMTGSPIRYKNWETEITTQPDGGKLENCAALSGTAIGKWFDKRCREQLPYICQFMIV; from the exons ATGGCGCTCCgaggagcctgcctgctcctctgcctcctctccctCGCCCAGGTCTCCGACCAGCAGAACGGCAAAGCCCGGCAAAAACCGGCGGCTTCCAAGAAAG ATGGTGTGAGCCTCAAAATGATTGAAGACCTGAAGGCCATGATTGACAACATCTCTCAGGAGGTTGCCCTACTGAAGGAAAAGCAAGCACTCCAGACAG TTTGTCTGAAAGGCACCAAAATTCACCTAAAATGCTTTCTGGCATTTTCGGAGACCAAGACATACCACGAGGCCAGCGAAGACTGCATCTCTCAGGGCGGCACGCTCAGCACGCCCCAGAACGGGGAGGAGAACGATGCCCTCTATGACTACATGCGCAAGAGCATCGGCTCGGAGGCCGAGATCTGGCTGGGCCTCAACGACATGGCTGCAGAGGGCAAGTGGGTTGACATGACGGGCAGCCCCATCCGCTATAAGAACTGGGAGACTGAAATCACCACCCAGCCTGATGGTGGCAAGCTGGAAAACTGTGCAGCTTTGTCAGGGACAGCCATTGGCAAGTGGTTCGACAAGAGGTGCCGAGAACAGCTGCCCTACATCTGCCAGTTCATGATCGTGTAG